DNA sequence from the Gordonia polyisoprenivorans genome:
CTTTCGGCCGGAGAATGCCGCGCACGTCGACGAGGTCACCACTCTCACCGACGGCCGGGCCGAGCTCTACACCGTGCGAGCCGATTTCGTGGCGCGGCTGGCCGAGGTCCTGACCACGCAACCGCTGGGAACCCATTTGTACGTGTGCGGACCCGGCGGGCTCATCGACCACGTCGTCGACTCCGCGAAGACCGCAGGCTGGCCGGAGTCACGAATCCACTTCGAGCGCTTCGGGATCGACGCCCTCGATGCCGGTGATCCCTTCCGGGTGCACCTGACCGGCAGCGAGACCACACTCGATGTCCCGTCGGGCACCAGCATGCTCGAGGCGATCGAAGCGGCCGGCGTGGCCGTACCCAACCGGTGCCGTCAGGGTGTGTGCGGCGAATGCCGCATCCCCGTCACCGCAGGCACCCCGATCCACCGAGACCTCTACCTCAGTGCCGAGGAGAAGAACGCGGGAGATGCAGTGATGCCCTGCGTTTCCCGCGCCGCCGACGGATGCACCCTGGAGATACCACTGTGACCATCGATCTGCCACCTGCCCCGGCCCCGGACGCCGCCGGTGACCTCGTCACCGGATTCCCGTTCCCCTTCCCCGAGGACCGCTACCGCTACAGCACCAATGTCGAGCCGGCGGGCACCCCCACGGTGACCGCGGCCGGCCAATGGGGAGCCGCCGTCGTCGACATCGACGCCGAATACCACCACGAACTTGACGCTCGCGCTGCGGTTCTCGCGTCCGATCCATCCCGCCATGCCGTCCTGCCGCACATGGCGCCGGCCGCCTGGGATGCGATGCTCACCCTGATGCGCGAGCTCGCCATCGCCTACCCCGACCACATGCACCTGACCGCCACCGGCCCCGACACCTGGCAGTGGCGCAACGACCTGCTCGACATCGAGGTCGATTTCCGCTATGGCGACGCGGCCACGCTGGGTGAGGAACCGTTGCGCTACATCACCTCTCAGGTCCAAGAGGATGTGGCCTTGCTCGATCAGCGCGACGAACAACTCTTCGTCGACGCCGGTGTCATCACCTTTGCCGCCGACTGGAGCTTCGGATTCGACGTCGGCATGAGCTTCCTGGAGATCCACGGGCCGGTCCCGCGTGTGAAGAAGATGGGCGTCATCACCCGGGCCCATGAATTCCTCAAACGCCTTCAGCCACATCAGCCCTACCGTCGGACCAACTGGACGCTGACCATCGGCCGCCGACTCGACGTCTCCACCGAGATCTACCCCGAATGGGGTCCCGACCGCGAGACGATCGCGCACGTCGACGACACCGAATTCGGCGCCCTGGTGCACCTTCGGGTCGAGGTCCAGCACCTCATCCGGCTGCCCGACTCGGGTGCGCTGATGTTCCTCATCCGCACCTACATGCTCCCGCTGGAACAACTCGCCGGCGTCGAGCCCTGGCGTCGGCGCGCCGCCGACGTGCTCGTCGAACTGCCTGCAGACATGGCCGACTACAAGGGCATCATCAAGTACAGGGACCGCGCCGCCCAATGGCTGCGCGACGCCGCGCCCACGCCACCGAATCTAGAGCCGCACCCCGGACTGCCGCGGTGGCCGGCCACCCCACCCGAGGTGAACGTCGAGGCCGCCGCCTTCCTCATCGTATCGATCGGCGGCGATCCGTCGGCCGCACAGACCGCGCGCGCCTGGGTCGCCAAAGCCAGCGAATCCGGGGCCACCCGACTGTTGGTCCTCGACACCCTCACCGACGCCGACGACGTCGCGACACTGCGGCGCGCACTCGGCGAATCCGTCACCGGCACCAGGGTGATGATCACCGGCGGTCAGTTCGATGTGATGACCGCACTCGCCGTCGCACGAGCGGCCGGAGCGATCGCCGAGGAACTGTCCGCCCATGTCACCTCCACCGACGATCTGCCGGTCTACTGCGCACACTGCCACACCACCAACCGCATCCTCGCTCGCCCCGGCGAGATCGTGCAATGCCCGGGATGTTCGATGAGAATCGAGATCCACGAACATCATTCGGCCACCCGCGGGAGCTTTCTCGCCTCCGCCGCCGATGCCGGGGAGCTGTCATGACCGGAGCTGTGGTGACCCGAGCTGCTGTGAACGGGGTCGACAACACCGACGCATCGGCGGCGGGCACGCATCTGCACCCGGGCTATCGGACCGGACCCCGACTGATGCGCGTCGTCGAGAAACGCGCACTCACCGAGTCGGTCACCCACTTCCG
Encoded proteins:
- a CDS encoding PDR/VanB family oxidoreductase — encoded protein: MTLTTGRPARSVTEDGTMTLRVTSIVKSGRDIRTITLADGAPLPGFVPGSHLVVQAGPHTNAYSLVSDGTAPTEYSISVLRVADGAGGSRWMHSRLQVGDEIRVWLPRSDFAPIARATKHLLIAGGIGVTPILSHLRAARRWHRDTQVLYTFRPENAAHVDEVTTLTDGRAELYTVRADFVARLAEVLTTQPLGTHLYVCGPGGLIDHVVDSAKTAGWPESRIHFERFGIDALDAGDPFRVHLTGSETTLDVPSGTSMLEAIEAAGVAVPNRCRQGVCGECRIPVTAGTPIHRDLYLSAEEKNAGDAVMPCVSRAADGCTLEIPL
- a CDS encoding heme-dependent oxidative N-demethylase family protein → MTIDLPPAPAPDAAGDLVTGFPFPFPEDRYRYSTNVEPAGTPTVTAAGQWGAAVVDIDAEYHHELDARAAVLASDPSRHAVLPHMAPAAWDAMLTLMRELAIAYPDHMHLTATGPDTWQWRNDLLDIEVDFRYGDAATLGEEPLRYITSQVQEDVALLDQRDEQLFVDAGVITFAADWSFGFDVGMSFLEIHGPVPRVKKMGVITRAHEFLKRLQPHQPYRRTNWTLTIGRRLDVSTEIYPEWGPDRETIAHVDDTEFGALVHLRVEVQHLIRLPDSGALMFLIRTYMLPLEQLAGVEPWRRRAADVLVELPADMADYKGIIKYRDRAAQWLRDAAPTPPNLEPHPGLPRWPATPPEVNVEAAAFLIVSIGGDPSAAQTARAWVAKASESGATRLLVLDTLTDADDVATLRRALGESVTGTRVMITGGQFDVMTALAVARAAGAIAEELSAHVTSTDDLPVYCAHCHTTNRILARPGEIVQCPGCSMRIEIHEHHSATRGSFLASAADAGELS